In the Drosophila teissieri strain GT53w chromosome 3R, Prin_Dtei_1.1, whole genome shotgun sequence genome, TAGTGTACTCTCCACTGTAGTGTAAAAtgatttaagaaaataaaagaaaaacaagagagaactgatacccgttactcagctagtgaaagtgcgaaggagtcttcagcactgacagtttttggcggtttgtgggcgctagagtgggcgtggcaaaaagtttttttagcaaatcgatagaaatttagaagactaatacaaaaatgaaaaaatatcaaaacatttttcaaaagtgtgggcgtagcagctttgggcggtttgtgggcgttaaagtgggcgtggcaaaaagttgtttgacaaatcgttagaaatttataagactaatacaaaaatgaaaaaatatcaaaacatttttcaaaggtgtgggcgtagcagctttgggcggtttgtgggcgttaaagtgggcgtggcaaaaagttgtttggcaaatcgttagaaatttataagactaatacaaaaatgagaaaatatcaaaacatttttcaaaagtgtgggcgtggcagttttgcgcggtttgtgggcgttagagtgggcgtggcaacatgaatcgacaaacttgcgctgcgtctatgtctcaggaggcagtatgcttaatctcaactttctaccttttgtagttcctgagatctcgacgttcatacggacagacagacggacagacggacagacggacggacagacggacggacagacggacatggcaagatcgactcggctattgatcctgatcaagaatatatatactttatatggtcggaaacgcttccttctgcctgttacatactttttaacgaatctagtatacccttttactctacgagtaacgggtataataatggGATTaggaattcaattaaatattcacCTAATTGATATTAGTCCAGATTTAACCCAATGCAGGCAACAAAACCACGCCTGgctaaacaaaataaaagctcCCAATTTGCTAGAAGAGGCACTTTTGTATCTCCGCAGGGCAAAAACCCTCTTTCAGTCAGTGCAATCCCAGAATGCAATTTCTCAAATAAGTCGCCATTCAACCCCCGAAGCGAGGCAACACGAACGATTTGTGTGCTGGTGGGCGTTCCCAGAGTGAACATTTCGATGACGAGTGTCCTTGCAGCGTCTGCAAATCTGCATAGACGTCACCTCCCTGATGGAGGAGAAATTTTCGGCTGCGCAAGTCTCTAACCAGGGGAGCCACGCCCCTAGCACTggtgcaacaaaaacagcaagtTCAAGTTGAACGGGGTGATTTAATAAACGGACTTGCGAAACAGCAGGGACTCGGAAAATGTGCAATGTAAACAGCCAACAACAAAGTTGACATTGATATTGCAGTGTGAGGGGAAAATTCATAAATGTACGGTTGTAAGCAGGAAAGTTGcctaaataaaattattgctGAGATACTGTGTAATCACattatcatttaattttttgttgtcatACGCTTGGCCCCTTTTGGTCGCCTTCCAGGAAGTGTCAAAGGAATATGCGCTTGGATCGACGAACCTTCTGAGAATAGCTTAACCAGACCAAAAAGGAATTCTAATCTAAGATCCATTCAAGCCAAATCTCgtgactttgtaatgatatCATTACAAAGCTGTTCTTTAAGCCCTTACTTAGGGAATTGTTGCCTTTAAAGTGGGGGCTGAATAACTGAATATCCTAATcggttaataaaataaacataattcaTTAActgcaaatttatattataatagcCCTTCTTTTAAAGCTGAACGTTTGTAAaatttattcatattaaaatgtacattttattgattaattaaacttgtaaatatttttaaagtctGGACGAAAGTCTCAGCAAACATAAAGGCATGTTGTGTTTGCCTCTATAAAAAGAACTtaagtgtttaaaaaaaaactttgcaaAATGGTAAGTTTTTTAAATcagaatatatgtatagtttatttaattgcagagatatattattttacttgGTTGTGCACGTCTGTATCTACAATTAGAATATGCCAACATTCCGGATTTCCAATAagttttttcactttttactCTCATTAATGAGGTGTGCAATTTAAACATGGTTCTTCTTAATTGTGTAAGTAAAACATAATAAGAAATCCTTGCAACGAATGTTAACACAGGGTATCAGCGATCTCGGCCACTGTTTTTCCGGCTATCCTCTTGCCATCTGTGCCCCTCCTCTTAGGTGCTCCCCGGACTCTCCAGCCAGCTGAGCAGCCCACCTAGACATCGGTGGCTGTTCCGCCGCTGTGACTAATATGGCACCGACGTGGTTATGGCTTGGACTCATGGTACTCCTACTGGCCAACCAGCACTGTAATCAAGCCGTGCTCTTTGCAGCTATTAAGCCATAAAATCCGCGGGGAGTGAGGAGTGGGGAGTGAGGAGTGGGGAGTGAGGAGTGGGGAGCGAGGAGCCCCGGTGTCTCTGCATGCGGCACCGGCTGCAGAGTCTTTTCTTCGGCAtggcttttaattattgtttacatTAAATGGTCATGAGTCCAGCGCTCTGCAGAAGTCGAGGCATTGGGCGTAATTCGCGTTTAAGCCGAGACCACTACCGTGTACTTAAACTGCGATTAGGCCTGGTCAGACCAGACTCTCTTCTCGTAATTAACGTGCGGCGGGGGGTCGAGGGCGATCGGTGGGAATTACTGTGAGAACTTCTGCGTTTTGTGGGGCAACAGGTCACAACGGAGATTTgccaaaatcaaagaaattaaCGGAGAAAAGCCAACTTTCTGTCCTTctttaattcgttttcaaaagtggcaaagtttttaattaagcacttgaAGTGTAGAGCTATGTGCCGCATCATCATCCTGTGAAATTTTGCACACGTCATTTCCCGCTCGGCatgaatttgcatttcccGAGCTCACCAGCTCATTTCAATATCCTTTCGCTTGTTTTCCCTGGGTAAACGTTGTGGGGTAGTTGGATTGCCAAGAGCTAGACGGACGGAAGTCATTTGTTTAATATGCGCCGACATTATCCTTTATTATGGCGGTTTGCGTTTCTGTGGCTTATGAACTGGCACAGCCTCGGCAAAGAATGGGGTAGTGCTGAGTGGTCGGGGTCGATTGGGTCTGCTgtgcaaatttaaattcggTAATGGTCCTGGCACTTTTTGCCAGAGTCTGCAAAGCAAATAAGTGCTTAACTTCTTGAAATTCAAAGGTTTGAGAATGCCTCCCAATTGAATTACGGTTAAAGCAACTTATTTATTGAACGCGAAGTCCTCCTGATAATCAAGACCCTCTTAGCCCTTATTACTTTGAAGGTTGGTAGAAAATGTGTTCCTTTCAAAGTTATCCTGTATCCTTGAGGGCTCCATATCTGTAAATCGTTTTATTGCTATGTTATTGCCAATTTCACACCCGGAGGGGAAAGTTTTTCTACTTTGAAACAACTTGGCTCAATACTCAACAGAAGGAAAactattgaatatttgaaagaTACTCGTAAAAAAAATTTGGTGTATAGGTTGCAAATTATATTGGTATAATTATAAGtaaatgaattattatttaccaGGATTTATGACTCTTTCcagttaaataattaaagaaatgTTCTTGtctatgaaaatatattattttatttgcctcgCTGTCTAGCAAATTATATTCGCATTTGTCGCGCTTTTCCAACTCCAAGGACACACTTTACCATATCTCCAGATTTTCATATGTCTTGGATACACCCATTCCCTAGATGCCATCCCCGAAAATGCTTGAGTCCTTGGCTTCCTTTCACAGAATCAGAACCTTTCCTTTTCGACTCGGAGCACATAAATCATTATTGTCGCTGCGTTTATTTTTGACTTTGACAGGACTACCACTTATATGTTTATGTTGGCGTTGAGAAGGAGGAACTGAGCAGGAACATGGGATGGGACTCCCAAGGAGCATGGAGAATAGTGGTAGACGTCACCCAAGTGATTCTCATTCGCAGCAGTAAAATTTGTTAACTTCTTGAAACatttgaaaagaaaaagtatATACAAtatcttttaaataagttacgttaaaattgaatattctGATTTATCGTACTTAATTGGAATAGCTTTAAATCCCTAAGACCGTTAAAAATCAGATACATTCTAGCctttatatttacattaaatATTCTGAGTTATCGTACTTAATTGCTATAGCTTTAAGTCCCTAAGACAGTTAAAAATCAGAtacattctagcttttatattaTGCTTGTTGTTTTCATAGCCCATTTAACCTAACATTACCTCTCTGGACTTTTCGACTAATTTCTACAATCTCGACGTGGGACAGtttaattaatacattttataaatcaCAGGAGGGCCCATCTTTAGCCGCGATAAGGGAGCGGACTTACTTGGTGCCCCAACCCCATAAAGACACATACAAATTTGCATGCCGGACGTCGCCGGACATTTGCTAAATGACCACAACACTTAGGGAGAGATTTATTTGCTCTGGCCGGCTACGATTTCATTGTAGCCAAGTTGGTGTTTACTTTTGAGTCAACGCACACAAAAATAGAGATGTAATTGAAAGGGGTCTCCGCTCGAATTTTACACACTTCATTTAGCCGTTGGCCATTGCCTCATCCCAGCAACGACCTTCCGGATTGCAAATTGTGGGCGTTGATTAGTTTGCTCGGCTAAAAAATCAACCCAACTGGGGAGCATAAAGTGTGCCCTGACAAAAGTTATGAGGGGAAAGAgttatttgcaataaatttaagTGCTCGCTGGACCGGCTGCAAAAAGCGAGCACTGGAAGTTACAGTTTCTAATTTATGACAAATGCACATGCCTGTCTTGAAGTTTTTGGCCTGACCAGACTCACCAGAAACTAAACTGAAGTCTGGACTGGACCAAGCTCAGGTCCCACCCACCTCCATTTGTGTATCGTCACTCGAGGAAACTTATTGGGCGATGGGTTTTGCGGTTTCGAAATGCGGCAACTCGATTTCCAATTACTAAATTTGCATGCTCGGGTGTTGCGTAAAACGTGGGTTATAGTTTCTAAAATTTGCGGGCATTTGCTATGATAAATGGCACAGCAGGCGATGCCTCAGAATGGaatgccaaattaaaatttgctaattaaatttgaggAATATGATAGGAACCGCAGAAGTTGTTTGACGACATTATTTAAtctttgcataaaataaaatctattCACTTCGGTTTAGTTGTGGTGACCACCCAATTCCtaaattcttaaataattttaaattacttactattttgaaaatacattttttttttgctagtCTCTGAAAAGTATTAAACGATCTTATAATTCATggatattcttgatcaggaccaCCGAGTCATGTTCGTTGGTCCGTCCGTCGTTCGCCTGCCTGTGTGCATTGACTTCGGAGATCTCGGAAACTGTAAGAGctagaatataaatattaggCATCCAGATTCTATTGCCAGTTTTTCAGAACTTTGTCACGCCCAATATAGTACCCACAATCAGTACAAAACTGTCACGTCCACTCTTTTGAGAAATGCGGTtgtcttttattatttatcttgcCGAtgcattattatttgaaacacCTCCTTCGCACTCGCTTgtttttttcaaaacttttataaaatataacagaaaatgtttatttactcTAAAACTCGAATACACGAATTATCAATTGCAATCTCAGTCACGCCTCTTGACAAAGTTGGGCACTATCATCAGTgctaaaaactattttcaatTACAATACTAGCTCCGGGAGAAATGACTtggagcagaaggagctggCATCCACAATTTAATCACAGCATGTGGCCGGAATATCAAATTTTAGTATCGAAATCGAATAACTCACCAGCCGAAATGGTAGAAGTCAGCAATTATCTAAAAAGCGAGCAGCGGCGGCATCCTGCGAAAAGGATAATAGTGCTGAGGCCAGCAATTTGCACGGACCAATTTGGAATGTGTCCCGCTGCTGGCATATTTACACAGAAACATTTCCAGCCATGGCAGAAAGAAGAGCAGGCCATAAATCACTCCACTGGGCACAAAGACCGAATTGCAAAAGGATGTGAATTATATACAAATGATTTGACATGGCCAGAATATCGGGGTTGCATAgacaaaacatatttcaatagCCGCAGAGACGATGCCAAAGTTCAAGATAAACGCGGACGACAGATACGAATTTCTGGGTGCGCCAAGAACCTTAGCAATCTCTTTTCTTTTAAACTGCCTAGTGTCTTAAACCTATGGAAAAGCTAGGTGTTTagttcaaaaatataatttctaaATCGGATACGAATAATGGCCAAAAGATGGTACATacaatttttttcatttatatgcATTGccttgtatattgtatattgtattaGTAAAGTATAATGATTATGGATTGAAAGTGCGTACAGTGAATATTTGATCAAGAGTTGATAGCTGAAAAAGTCtaaaatttgaattcaattccatTTCATGGAGTCTGCTTTAAACAGCGCTCCATCTTATTTAGCCATATTCGATGCGATTCAGGTTTAATTACCATTAACATTCTGGACCGTCCAGCATCTAAATTTCCGATTCGGCCAGAAACAAGCTTTCTTTGtgcgcattttaattgcctcGAAGACTCCTGGGCCCCTGGGCCCCTACCATCGGCTATTAATGaaatgctttttaaattatgtcATTAACATTGCAGCCTGTGCCGTCTAGGACTGGTTTATCTCGTTCAAAGCCTGGGCTCTGGATAATTATGgcatatttttattggctCGCCATCGAATCGGAATTAGATGCTTGTAAATAGCTCACAACAATTATTTCATTAGGTTCTGAGCCTGCCGGCCAACCAAGTGGGACTTCCAAGTACAACCCCAGATCTGGAGAACTAGGATGATAAAATGCTGGAATGGAAGGACGCGGCCACATGCGGTCGCGGTCATACTGGCCCCATTATAAATGACTGGATGTGAACCGCCTGTCATGTTTTATCTTTATTCCCGTGCATTTTCGGTGGCAGGCAGCAGGCGGCAGGCGGCAGGCGGCGTGTCTGCACATTTTccaattcatattttttcgcCAGCCAGCTCGATGACGATAATGGCGCTTGCAGGCCCACTGACGTTTCTAACAAAGTGACTCGCATTAAGGATAATAGAGGCAACTAAAAGCAAGCCACCACAACATGAAACAAAGCAGGCCAGATTCGAGCGGATTCGGAGGATGAGCCTGCGATGACTGCCAGCGATTTGCGCATCATTATGCCTGTAAGGAAGGGAGGACTTTCTCCAGAGGTCCCTGGCCCCAAGATGTCCATCATCAGCCAAAAAGAAGAGCTGCACTGCCTCCTGGCCGCATGTCCTGGAATTTCCTGCCTCTGACGGTTTCGTCGTCATCCAGCACGGAAAGAAATGCTACAACTCATCTCGAGAGTATAAGATAAAAAACCCAATCTGTtgtatcctttttttttctagaTAAAGAAATACATTCTAGCGAGTACTTTTCCCTATTTTGTGAGTGATTAAAACATTTGTAGAATCCCCCATTTGCTGGGTTTAGAAGTCCTGATGTATGATTTCGATTCTTGCAGTGTGACGTTCAAGGAATGATTTATCGTTGGCCAGAGGACTCAAGTGTAGCACCCCCAAAAGCTAGAGAATGTCCTGCAATTGACAATTGTTCATTGTGTTTAAGGAGAAGACCTCGTCTTCCTCTTTTCGACCTCCACCGACTAAACCTGAGCACGCCGAGAaactaagaaaatatttattaagcgAATTAAAGTCGCGTCTCACAAATTGCCGGTAAATCCCCCGAATACAAATGACTGGAGATTTCTCATGGCGAAACATTTGATGCAGGTCATTTCGACACCGAAACGGTTGCCCCATGACTCGGCAGCTTCCACTAACGAATTATGCGCTCTAGCGCCTCATGTTCTCCAGCCAAATCTTCTGTCATCATTAGTCAAAGCTTTAAGCCGATTTAATCAATAGCAATTGCCAGCCGAAGTAGGGAAGCTATCCTGGCTCGAGTGTTAACACAAACTAAATTGCGTGTCCTGCACGGCTGGTcgaaaaattatgaaaattaaatagagCTTCACGTGCCACATGCCAGAGTTTTACCCCGAGTTGCCAGCTGGTCCTGTCGCCTCTCAATTTTGGCCAACATATTGCAGAAATGGAATTCGAAAGGGCGGTCGAAACACTGCCACTCATTAAGCAACTACCGTTTGCTCCTCTTTACatgttccattttattttcagtttttgttgcCGAGTTGCGGTCTTAAATCACACCACTTTAAGACTGGATAATAAGAACACTTTGAATTGGCCATTATGTATTCTTTTAAGACTTGTATGACGGGCGGACAAAAAAAAGGCGAGCTAAGCTGAGTGAAAGTATCTTCAGCAAAACAATACAAAAGGCATttccaaaaaacatttaagtgAAAcgtttttgaagaataatCCAACAATAAGCCATTCAATCTATTTAAcgagtaaaatatatttttaaatgtttaaaataagaTGACGGTGTTGATATTaaccaaaattaaaatgatttaaaaatgttgaaataatttttagacttttttttcatatttatgacTCAGACATTCACAAGTGCATTGTTTAACATGTTGAACAATTATGTCCATACATAAGTCCACCAACTTTAACTTTGCGAAGGAAATGAATCTCTTATAAATACTTTCGAGTTCccacatgcatacatacatcaATGTATAAGACGCAAAGCGTGCTAATGAGCGTTTCATGTGCCGcagaaatataaattaaagcGAGTAATAAATATACGCCATTCGACAATTTTCGTTAACTTTCCCAAAGCAACTGTGTACATATTTGCCAAGTCGAAACAACATTCTTCGCCAGCGACCAAGTGAGTCTACCGAGACATTATTACGATCAGTTAACGTCTGGACGCCGATTTATCCGAATATACTTGACGATTCCAGTGTTCAGTTATCTAACCATGGCTAATCGCAATCTGGTTAAAGTTCTTCTGTTGGTGGCATTACTTGGCTTAAGTCTTATGCCATTTGGTCAGGCGCATCCAAAACGTGGTCGTAAGCGGGCCTTTGGTACGTGATTCAGTGGAATGTAAATTTCAATGTAAATttgtgtttaaatttaatatgtgACCATAAGTGGACTCTATCAAGTCAAGCCAATAGGAAATTATTACTTTTAAGTGTTAAAAGACATCTTCAAAGCTTAAGTAATGTTACCAATTCAAATTCATTTACAACAGATTCTTaaattttgtacattttactAATTAACTATCCGTAGGTGTTGGTCTTTTGGGCGGAGCTTTAGCTGGCGCTGTCATAGGCAATGTTGTGGCCAAGTCCCATCAGGCTCCCGCtgccgctcctgctgcttctgtaGCCGTAGTGCATCACCACTATCCGCCGGGTGCTCCTGTAGCGCCTGCTCCGGCATCCCAGCCAGATCCCAAAAAGATGACTGTCGTCGAAACTGGCACACCCGACGCCAATGGATGCTACACACAAACTATTCGCGAACCCAATCCCAGCAATCCAAAGTCCTACACGGAGACTCAGCACCTGATATGTCCCACGCTGCAGCAGGCCAACCAGCCGGCACCAGCGATCGCTCCGAGCGTTGCCCAGGTTCCTGTGATGCCGCAGCCCTCGCCAGTTTTCCCTGCCGGATCTCAATTTGTTGTTCCGGCTCATGTtgatcctgctgctccggctgctgctccagctcctacTGCTCCAGCTGCCCCTGTGGTTCCTGTtgctccacctgctcctgctgctggtcctGTCGCTCCTGGCGCCCCTGTAGCGGTTCATCCTGCTGCCCCCGCGCTCGTccatcctgctgctccagctccagctccggcgCCGATTGCTTCCCCAGTTCAGCAGAATCCTGGCCAGCCACAGGTCATCCTGCTCTCGAAGAAAA is a window encoding:
- the LOC122621186 gene encoding predicted GPI-anchored protein 58 isoform X1; translation: MFSYLTMANRNLVKVLLLVALLGLSLMPFGQAHPKRGRKRAFGVGLLGGALAGAVIGNVVAKSHQAPAAAPAASVAVVHHHYPPGAPVAPAPASQPDPKKMTVVETGTPDANGCYTQTIREPNPSNPKSYTETQHLICPTLQQANQPAPAIAPSVAQVPVMPQPSPVFPAGSQFVVPAHVDPAAPAAAPAPTAPAAPVVPVAPPAPAAGPVAPGAPVAVHPAAPALVHPAAPAPAPAPIASPVQQNPGQPQVILLSKKTVYYPKKRSSAPTLNISQGVLAMLVIFYSIKAFTY
- the LOC122621186 gene encoding predicted GPI-anchored protein 58 isoform X2, which translates into the protein MANRNLVKVLLLVALLGLSLMPFGQAHPKRGRKRAFGVGLLGGALAGAVIGNVVAKSHQAPAAAPAASVAVVHHHYPPGAPVAPAPASQPDPKKMTVVETGTPDANGCYTQTIREPNPSNPKSYTETQHLICPTLQQANQPAPAIAPSVAQVPVMPQPSPVFPAGSQFVVPAHVDPAAPAAAPAPTAPAAPVVPVAPPAPAAGPVAPGAPVAVHPAAPALVHPAAPAPAPAPIASPVQQNPGQPQVILLSKKTVYYPKKRSSAPTLNISQGVLAMLVIFYSIKAFTY